The following coding sequences lie in one Metallumcola ferriviriculae genomic window:
- the splB gene encoding spore photoproduct lyase, protein MIELFKPKRIFFEQGALEYPIGERLFSLFKNKNIPVSMLKSHNRVTGIPGKNPREAYLEGKKTMVVGVRKSLDFATCKPSAHFQLPLVTSCMGKCQYCYLNTQLGKKPYIRLYVNIEEILGKAKELIEERKPEVTVFEGAATSDPIPVEPYTGALQQVIQFFAQEPLGRFRFVTKFTDVDSLLTSTHEKHTTVRFSINSQPIISTFEQGTPRLEARIDAAKKVYSAGYPLGFIVAPVFLYKNWQTDYHTMLEKLSQALDNTDDNPPRFEVISHRYTLRAKSTILEVFPDTKIPMKEEDRQFKYGQFGYGKYLYPKEKRKQVIDFFTTEINNLFPNAAIDYII, encoded by the coding sequence GTGATTGAATTGTTTAAGCCGAAAAGAATCTTTTTCGAACAAGGTGCCCTGGAATATCCAATAGGTGAAAGACTATTTTCTTTATTTAAAAACAAAAACATTCCGGTGTCTATGCTCAAATCGCATAATCGCGTGACAGGTATTCCGGGGAAAAATCCCCGTGAGGCGTATCTCGAAGGCAAAAAAACTATGGTAGTAGGGGTGCGGAAAAGTCTAGACTTTGCAACCTGCAAGCCCTCGGCCCACTTTCAACTGCCCTTGGTAACCAGCTGCATGGGAAAATGCCAGTATTGTTACTTAAACACTCAATTAGGCAAGAAACCCTATATTCGGCTGTATGTAAACATAGAGGAAATTCTCGGCAAAGCAAAAGAATTGATTGAGGAGAGAAAGCCTGAGGTGACAGTATTTGAAGGCGCGGCCACTTCCGATCCGATACCCGTTGAACCATATACCGGCGCTCTACAGCAAGTAATCCAATTCTTTGCCCAAGAGCCCCTGGGAAGATTTCGATTTGTCACTAAATTTACCGATGTGGACTCCCTGCTTACCAGCACCCATGAAAAGCACACCACCGTCCGTTTTAGTATCAACAGCCAGCCCATTATATCTACTTTTGAACAGGGCACTCCCCGCTTAGAAGCCCGAATTGACGCCGCCAAAAAGGTCTATAGTGCCGGATATCCCCTGGGTTTTATCGTGGCACCAGTATTTCTCTATAAAAATTGGCAAACGGATTACCATACTATGCTGGAAAAACTATCCCAAGCTTTAGATAATACCGATGATAACCCGCCCCGCTTTGAAGTAATCAGTCATAGGTATACCCTGCGGGCGAAAAGCACTATCCTTGAAGTGTTTCCTGACACCAAGATTCCCATGAAGGAAGAAGATAGGCAGTTTAAATACGGTCAGTTCGGTTACGGCAAGTACCTTTACCCCAAAGAAAAAAGAAAACAGGTTATTGATTTCTTTACAACAGAAATCAATAACCTGTTTCCCAATGCAGCAATTGATTATATTATTTGA
- a CDS encoding TrpB-like pyridoxal phosphate-dependent enzyme, whose amino-acid sequence MSKKEAVKILLDEREMPRQWYNIQADMPNLPKPPLNPATKQPAGPEDLSAIFPMELIKQEVTTDRWVDIPEEVADIYRTWRPAPLYRAVRLEKELDTPAKIYYKYEGVSPSGSHKLNTSIPQAYYNKQAGIKRLATETGAGQWGTALSQACAFFGLECTVYMVKISFSQKPYRRSFMEVFGANVIASPSQYTESGRSILAKDPESLGSLGIAISEAVEDAAQRDDTNYALGSVLNHVVLHQTVIGLEARQQLAKVDEYPDIVIGCCGGGSNFAGLGFPFIKDNLTENKKVRVIAIEPSACPTLTKGTFAYDFGDTAQLTPITMMYTLGHDFVPPGIHAGGLRYHGASSLVSQLYQDKLIEAQAFGQNEVFASAIRFARSEGIVPAPESSHAIHGAVVEALRCKEAGEAKTILFGLSGHGHFDLTAYDAYLGNKLEDADYAEESVKQSLACLPKI is encoded by the coding sequence ATGAGTAAAAAAGAAGCTGTGAAGATTTTGTTGGATGAGAGGGAAATGCCGAGACAGTGGTACAACATTCAGGCGGATATGCCTAATCTGCCAAAGCCACCGTTGAATCCTGCCACCAAGCAACCTGCCGGACCTGAAGATTTATCCGCAATTTTTCCAATGGAACTGATAAAACAGGAGGTAACCACCGACAGGTGGGTAGATATTCCTGAAGAGGTAGCTGATATTTACCGTACTTGGAGGCCGGCACCTCTTTATCGTGCTGTCCGTTTGGAAAAAGAGTTGGATACGCCAGCAAAGATTTACTACAAATACGAAGGCGTCAGTCCTTCAGGCAGCCACAAGCTCAATACCTCTATACCGCAGGCCTATTATAACAAGCAGGCGGGTATCAAGAGATTGGCCACGGAAACCGGCGCCGGTCAGTGGGGAACAGCACTGAGCCAGGCCTGTGCGTTCTTTGGTCTAGAGTGTACGGTTTATATGGTGAAGATTAGTTTCAGCCAAAAGCCCTACCGACGATCCTTCATGGAAGTATTCGGGGCCAATGTAATAGCGAGCCCCAGTCAATATACTGAATCAGGACGGAGTATTTTGGCCAAAGACCCTGAGTCCTTGGGCAGTTTAGGTATCGCTATTAGTGAAGCTGTGGAGGACGCAGCCCAGCGCGACGATACTAATTATGCCTTAGGCAGCGTACTTAACCATGTGGTGCTGCATCAGACAGTTATTGGTCTGGAAGCGCGTCAGCAGTTGGCTAAAGTAGACGAATATCCCGACATAGTTATCGGTTGCTGCGGCGGCGGCAGTAATTTTGCCGGGTTGGGTTTTCCCTTTATAAAAGATAATTTGACTGAAAATAAAAAAGTGCGGGTTATAGCGATAGAACCTAGTGCATGTCCTACCTTGACAAAGGGTACTTTTGCCTATGATTTTGGCGATACGGCTCAATTGACGCCTATCACTATGATGTACACCCTGGGCCATGATTTTGTACCACCGGGAATTCATGCGGGCGGGCTTCGCTACCACGGTGCTTCATCATTGGTTAGTCAGCTTTACCAAGATAAATTGATCGAAGCGCAGGCATTCGGTCAGAATGAAGTATTTGCGTCGGCTATCCGTTTTGCTCGCAGTGAAGGAATAGTACCGGCACCGGAATCTTCCCACGCGATTCATGGTGCGGTGGTCGAGGCCTTAAGGTGCAAAGAAGCGGGTGAAGCAAAGACCATTCTGTTTGGCCTTAGCGGTCATGGCCATTTTGATCTTACTGCTTACGACGCTTACCTGGGTAATAAACTGGAAGATGCGGACTATGCTGAAGAAAGTGTCAAGCAGAGCCTGGCCTGTCTCCCTAAAATATAA
- a CDS encoding CoA protein activase, whose translation MPITVPRMGYIHIPIKAMLEHVGLEVIVPPLCSRRTLSLGTQHSPESACLPLKINLGNYLEAREIGADTILMAGGLGPCRFGYYAQVQREILYDLGIDMKMVVLEPPDTSFSDLMYDVRTLANGKSWPTIIKAVQLAWYKARAIDLAEIKLQQIRPREKSQGGADRIFDKAVVEIEQVDNRNDIYAAAHRAMADMGELPQKTEFQPVKIAVVGEIYTILEPFVNLDMERHLGRMGAEVSRSVYLSEWINDHIFRGIIPIKSNKRLRKLAKPYLNHFVGGHGWETVGGTVDYAQQGFDGVIQLAPLTCMPEIVAQTILPRVSKDHGIPVMSIYVDEQTGKAGLVTRLEAFVDLIYRQKYAQTGVM comes from the coding sequence TTGCCAATAACCGTTCCCCGTATGGGATACATACATATTCCTATTAAAGCAATGTTGGAGCATGTGGGGCTGGAGGTGATTGTGCCCCCTCTATGTAGCAGAAGAACACTATCCTTAGGTACCCAGCACTCCCCTGAATCTGCGTGCCTTCCATTGAAGATTAACTTGGGCAACTATCTGGAAGCCCGAGAAATAGGGGCGGACACTATCCTCATGGCAGGGGGTCTAGGGCCCTGTCGTTTTGGCTATTATGCCCAAGTGCAGCGCGAAATTTTGTATGATCTGGGAATAGATATGAAGATGGTGGTGCTAGAGCCGCCGGATACAAGTTTCAGCGACTTGATGTACGACGTGCGCACCCTGGCAAACGGTAAATCTTGGCCGACAATAATAAAGGCGGTACAACTGGCCTGGTATAAGGCGCGGGCTATTGATTTGGCGGAAATAAAACTGCAGCAGATAAGACCGAGAGAGAAAAGCCAAGGAGGAGCAGACCGTATTTTCGATAAAGCGGTTGTGGAAATAGAACAGGTAGATAATAGGAATGACATTTATGCAGCTGCCCACCGGGCCATGGCAGACATGGGGGAGCTGCCCCAAAAGACGGAGTTCCAGCCGGTAAAAATTGCTGTGGTGGGAGAAATTTATACCATTTTAGAACCCTTTGTAAATCTGGATATGGAAAGGCATTTAGGCCGAATGGGCGCTGAAGTAAGTCGTTCAGTTTATCTCAGTGAGTGGATAAATGATCATATTTTCCGAGGTATTATCCCAATTAAAAGCAATAAAAGATTGCGAAAGCTGGCCAAGCCCTATCTTAACCATTTTGTCGGTGGCCACGGCTGGGAAACGGTGGGCGGAACCGTTGACTATGCGCAGCAGGGCTTTGACGGCGTCATCCAATTGGCACCTTTAACCTGTATGCCGGAAATTGTGGCCCAGACTATATTGCCGCGGGTGAGTAAGGACCACGGCATACCGGTAATGAGCATCTACGTGGATGAACAAACGGGGAAAGCTGGATTGGTGACGCGCTTGGAGGCATTTGTAGATTTAATTTATCGGCAGAAATATGCTCAAACAGGAGTGATGTAG
- a CDS encoding ECF transporter S component — MPKIFSVILTIGIAGAWSAYRAANWGLLSLFILIPILAYFFFRYEQGDTDARQLALVATLAALAAAGRIPFAAIPSVQPTTFLVMITGLVFGAESGFVVGATAALASNMFLGQGPWTPWQMLAWGLVGVTGGLLGRYQDKSWAKGLLMVSAFVWGYLFGWFMNLWNWLAFVYPLTWQSFMATNITSFWPDTMHAVSNVLFMRLFGADLVKILRRFDRKFRVIYLDDNVENVGGDSVVRFSKFLIVFFLLATIIAVPLPAAAGDNGAATAQEEAVSFLHGYYRAKDFQGVLDWGAVGLFAAGEDLNSDRWRQGINTPLSWRAQQVKAGNTFNDEKNTDYQRTLLGVLAAGGDPTDFAGHDLVGEIRSTQLKDGKFADTITQGGEYLVNAHVWGIISLLAAGEDIPDKRAALQWLKDRQHADGGFHFDSTVKQSESDMTGLSLVAMALLGEDEDSEKVKKALTYLEEEQLANGGFANWGTENLESTASVVQGLMALGMDPAAPRWTKADGSNPITAIIDYQLADGSFAHIPGGRTDMMATKQALIALSDYLNGDSVYLRLRRLSLLSKFTDINEGHWAYPAVKQLVKDGTLNGYPDGTFKPEKLVTRAEFAKFLVYGLGYAKEAAGKTYKFKDLTASHWANPVVKAAVDKGLIKGKAQDIFAPGDNITGAEVATMLVRALGLEARAQSSSGDYWYSGYIKAAEEEGLLYPGFSPKKDATRAQCAAAVAVLRDKVLE; from the coding sequence ATGCCCAAAATTTTTAGTGTCATCCTTACCATAGGCATCGCTGGTGCATGGTCCGCTTACAGGGCAGCAAATTGGGGATTACTATCTTTATTTATTCTAATCCCGATTTTGGCATACTTTTTCTTTCGCTATGAGCAGGGTGACACTGATGCCCGACAATTAGCATTGGTGGCCACATTAGCTGCCCTGGCGGCTGCTGGAAGAATACCTTTTGCAGCTATTCCCAGTGTGCAGCCAACTACTTTTTTAGTAATGATTACCGGTCTTGTATTTGGGGCGGAATCCGGGTTTGTGGTCGGGGCTACGGCAGCACTTGCATCTAACATGTTTTTGGGCCAAGGGCCGTGGACACCGTGGCAGATGTTGGCCTGGGGATTGGTTGGCGTGACCGGCGGCCTATTGGGGCGGTACCAAGATAAGTCCTGGGCTAAGGGTTTGTTGATGGTATCTGCTTTTGTTTGGGGGTATTTATTCGGTTGGTTTATGAATTTGTGGAACTGGCTGGCTTTTGTCTATCCCCTGACCTGGCAGTCATTTATGGCCACCAACATCACCAGCTTTTGGCCGGATACCATGCACGCTGTCAGCAACGTCTTATTTATGCGCTTGTTTGGTGCGGATTTGGTAAAGATACTGCGGCGTTTTGACCGCAAATTTCGGGTGATATATTTGGATGATAATGTGGAGAATGTGGGAGGGGATTCAGTGGTACGGTTTAGCAAATTCTTAATAGTTTTCTTTTTACTTGCGACGATAATTGCAGTTCCTTTGCCTGCAGCAGCGGGTGATAATGGAGCTGCCACTGCCCAAGAGGAAGCGGTTTCCTTTTTACATGGCTATTATCGGGCAAAGGATTTTCAAGGGGTACTGGATTGGGGGGCCGTAGGACTCTTTGCCGCGGGGGAAGATTTGAACAGCGATAGGTGGCGGCAAGGCATTAATACACCGCTTTCCTGGCGAGCTCAACAGGTCAAAGCAGGCAATACCTTTAACGATGAGAAGAACACTGATTATCAGCGTACACTGTTAGGTGTTCTTGCCGCCGGTGGTGACCCGACGGATTTTGCCGGTCATGACTTGGTTGGGGAGATCAGGTCCACTCAGCTTAAAGACGGTAAATTTGCTGATACTATTACCCAGGGCGGCGAGTATCTGGTTAATGCCCACGTATGGGGCATTATCTCCCTCTTGGCTGCCGGTGAAGATATCCCTGATAAGCGGGCGGCCCTGCAGTGGCTCAAAGATAGACAGCATGCCGATGGTGGTTTTCATTTTGATAGCACGGTTAAACAGTCTGAGTCGGATATGACCGGCCTGAGCTTAGTTGCGATGGCATTGTTAGGCGAAGACGAGGACAGTGAGAAAGTTAAAAAGGCGCTGACATATCTTGAAGAAGAGCAGCTTGCTAACGGTGGTTTTGCTAATTGGGGCACAGAAAACCTGGAATCTACCGCCAGTGTGGTGCAGGGATTGATGGCGCTGGGAATGGATCCGGCTGCGCCGCGCTGGACCAAGGCGGACGGCAGCAATCCTATCACTGCCATAATCGATTATCAATTGGCGGACGGCTCTTTTGCCCACATACCCGGTGGACGTACGGATATGATGGCTACAAAACAGGCTTTGATTGCCTTGAGTGACTATTTAAATGGTGATTCTGTTTACCTGCGGCTGCGCCGGTTATCTTTATTGAGTAAATTTACGGACATTAACGAGGGTCACTGGGCATATCCGGCGGTTAAGCAGCTGGTCAAAGACGGGACACTTAACGGTTATCCTGATGGTACATTTAAACCTGAAAAACTGGTGACCCGGGCAGAGTTTGCCAAGTTCTTAGTCTACGGATTGGGTTATGCTAAAGAGGCAGCAGGTAAAACATATAAATTTAAAGACTTGACTGCTTCGCACTGGGCTAATCCGGTGGTCAAGGCTGCCGTTGATAAAGGATTAATCAAAGGAAAAGCCCAGGATATTTTTGCACCGGGTGACAATATCACTGGCGCGGAAGTGGCCACCATGCTGGTACGGGCCTTAGGATTAGAGGCACGGGCACAAAGCAGTAGTGGTGATTATTGGTACAGTGGTTATATCAAGGCAGCCGAAGAAGAAGGGTTACTCTACCCCGGGTTTAGCCCGAAGAAAGATGCCACCCGGGCTCAATGCGCGGCCGCTGTGGCAGTATTGAGAGATAAGGTTTTAGAATAG
- the cobC gene encoding alpha-ribazole phosphatase produces MLEMYLVRHGETLWNQDHKYQGHQDVPLSEVGRRQAKELAHWLKEVRYTAIYASDLSRAYDTAAAVADSRAIKVTADRRLREINFGTWEGRTFKEINKIFPDIVKQWMENPAEVNLPEGESFALVKKRAYQAVKDIVAKNEYAGKVAVFSHGATIRTILCSVLDLPLKAMWQIEQGNTAVNIIKFPKNHPPIISLLNSTCHLQ; encoded by the coding sequence ATGCTTGAAATGTATTTAGTCCGTCATGGCGAAACATTGTGGAATCAGGACCATAAATATCAGGGACACCAGGATGTACCCTTAAGTGAAGTGGGCCGAAGACAGGCGAAAGAATTGGCACACTGGCTTAAAGAAGTGCGATATACCGCCATCTATGCCAGTGATTTATCTCGGGCCTATGATACCGCTGCTGCAGTTGCGGATAGTAGAGCGATTAAAGTAACGGCAGATAGACGACTGAGGGAAATCAATTTCGGTACATGGGAAGGCCGTACCTTTAAAGAGATTAATAAGATTTTCCCTGACATAGTCAAGCAGTGGATGGAAAACCCGGCGGAAGTAAACCTGCCTGAGGGAGAAAGCTTTGCCCTGGTTAAGAAACGGGCCTATCAGGCGGTGAAGGATATTGTAGCAAAGAATGAATATGCCGGTAAAGTGGCAGTCTTCTCCCACGGTGCTACTATCCGTACCATTCTTTGCTCCGTATTGGATTTGCCTCTTAAAGCCATGTGGCAGATTGAGCAGGGGAATACAGCAGTGAACATTATCAAATTTCCAAAAAACCATCCACCCATAATATCGCTGCTTAACAGCACATGCCATCTGCAATAA
- a CDS encoding ABC transporter ATP-binding protein codes for MAVCEVKKITYTYPTGETALKDCDFSLERGETALLAGPSGSGKSTLLRLLAGLAPEFYGGTLAGKYLYMGQDMRNLAGPELAREIGIVFQDPEKQLLMTGLERELVFGMENIGCSPAEMGNRLDEIMGYFDLSPLLNIPLQQLSGGQKQKVVLAAVMAVRPKLLLLDEPTSQLDPQAAAEFMSLVRRLSKQQGVTVVIAEQRLERVLPFVERVVHFHDGCPRFDGGVQQFLHWAVQHDVLIPDFYKYFATINRGRVPMDPARVKLDISQRLPKSFTSQKGFISADEEDLLVRAKSLAAGYVKEEPVIKEIKLGLSAGEFVSVLGANGAGKSTLLKTMCGFMPHYQGTLSVCGVPVENGCAGALVGSVGYLSQNPNDYLFRDTVTEELLFTLTNMKLPDNGQVERTLRQLGLWEVRHRYPRDLSGGQRQRVALASVLVSEPRLLLLDEPTRGLDMALKQELGHLIARLQQQGIAIMMVTHDVEFVAKFGSRVIILEDGAIIADGDRYQVLGSDHQYTPQLSRAFNSCGVLTFEDAMTVTGGVGNAQNF; via the coding sequence ATGGCGGTATGCGAAGTAAAAAAAATAACTTACACCTACCCCACGGGGGAAACTGCCCTCAAGGACTGCGATTTTTCACTCGAGCGGGGTGAGACGGCACTGCTTGCCGGGCCGTCTGGGAGCGGTAAATCAACTTTGCTGCGCCTGCTTGCCGGCTTGGCACCGGAATTTTACGGCGGTACCTTGGCGGGGAAATATTTGTATATGGGCCAGGACATGCGGAACTTAGCAGGGCCGGAACTGGCTCGGGAAATAGGAATTGTCTTTCAAGACCCGGAAAAACAGCTGCTAATGACCGGCCTAGAGCGGGAACTGGTTTTTGGTATGGAAAATATCGGCTGCTCGCCTGCGGAAATGGGAAATCGCCTGGATGAAATAATGGGTTATTTTGATTTGTCTCCTTTATTAAATATTCCGCTGCAGCAGCTTTCCGGCGGCCAGAAACAAAAAGTAGTCCTGGCCGCTGTCATGGCTGTCCGTCCTAAGCTTTTGTTACTTGATGAACCGACCTCGCAGTTGGACCCACAGGCTGCCGCTGAATTCATGTCTTTGGTACGGCGGCTAAGCAAACAACAGGGAGTGACTGTGGTAATTGCGGAACAGCGTTTGGAGCGGGTGCTGCCTTTTGTAGAGCGAGTTGTTCATTTCCATGATGGCTGCCCACGCTTTGATGGAGGGGTGCAGCAGTTTTTACATTGGGCCGTGCAGCATGATGTTCTTATCCCGGATTTTTATAAGTATTTTGCCACCATCAACAGAGGCAGGGTCCCCATGGACCCCGCTCGGGTAAAGTTAGACATCAGCCAACGTCTGCCAAAAAGTTTCACCAGTCAAAAGGGCTTCATTAGTGCAGATGAAGAAGACTTACTGGTTCGGGCTAAAAGTTTGGCTGCAGGTTATGTCAAAGAAGAGCCCGTCATTAAGGAAATAAAGCTTGGGCTGTCTGCCGGTGAGTTTGTATCGGTGCTTGGCGCGAACGGAGCGGGAAAAAGCACCCTGCTTAAAACCATGTGTGGATTTATGCCCCATTATCAAGGTACTCTTTCTGTCTGCGGTGTGCCGGTGGAAAACGGGTGTGCCGGGGCATTGGTGGGAAGTGTCGGCTATTTATCCCAGAATCCCAATGATTATCTCTTTCGGGATACTGTCACAGAGGAGCTTTTATTTACCCTGACTAACATGAAGCTCCCCGACAATGGCCAAGTGGAGCGCACTCTGAGGCAGTTGGGGTTATGGGAGGTTCGTCATCGCTATCCACGGGATTTGAGTGGCGGCCAGCGGCAGCGGGTAGCACTGGCGTCGGTATTAGTTAGTGAACCGCGATTGTTGCTCTTAGATGAACCTACTCGTGGGTTAGATATGGCGCTGAAGCAAGAGTTGGGCCATTTAATCGCCCGACTGCAGCAGCAGGGAATCGCTATTATGATGGTTACCCACGATGTAGAGTTTGTTGCAAAGTTTGGCAGCAGGGTAATTATTTTGGAAGACGGAGCCATTATCGCTGATGGCGATCGGTATCAGGTATTAGGCAGTGACCATCAGTATACACCACAACTGAGCAGGGCTTTTAACAGCTGCGGTGTGCTAACCTTTGAAGATGCCATGACAGTGACAGGGGGTGTCGGCAATGCCCAAAATTTTTAG
- a CDS encoding acyl-CoA dehydratase activase, which produces MKVFLGLDVGSVSTNLVLMNEDREIMESLYLRTQGQPIRTVKNGLMKLKKDMRQTYQVAGVGTTGSARNLSAVIVGADTMKNEITAHAIAAIEMVPEVQTVLEIGGQDSKIIILRNGIVSDFAMNTVCAAGTGSFLDQQAARLDVAIEEFGDLALRTDNPVRVAGRCSVFAESDMIHKQQMGHSLPDIIAGLCEALVRNYLNNVGKGKEILGPVVFQGGVAANAGMHKAFNKALGQEVIIPKYFNVMGAVGAAILAQEKVKQKGYTDFRGFSLVDQQFDTRSFECSGCANACEVIEISMDGQPLARWGDRCGKWEQSLSA; this is translated from the coding sequence ATGAAGGTATTTCTGGGATTAGACGTGGGTTCAGTCAGCACTAACTTAGTGCTGATGAATGAAGATAGGGAAATAATGGAGTCACTCTACCTGCGCACGCAGGGTCAGCCCATTAGGACAGTGAAAAACGGGTTAATGAAATTAAAAAAGGATATGCGGCAGACTTATCAAGTAGCAGGGGTAGGTACTACCGGCAGTGCCCGCAACCTGTCGGCGGTGATTGTAGGTGCGGATACGATGAAGAATGAGATTACCGCTCACGCCATTGCTGCTATCGAGATGGTTCCCGAAGTACAGACGGTTTTAGAAATTGGCGGTCAGGATTCTAAAATAATCATTCTTCGTAACGGGATTGTCAGTGACTTTGCCATGAATACCGTTTGTGCCGCGGGCACCGGTTCCTTTCTTGACCAGCAGGCGGCACGGCTGGACGTGGCCATCGAAGAGTTCGGCGATCTGGCTCTGCGTACCGATAACCCCGTTCGGGTGGCTGGGCGCTGTTCGGTTTTTGCCGAATCTGATATGATCCACAAACAACAGATGGGGCACAGTCTGCCCGATATAATCGCCGGACTTTGTGAGGCACTGGTGCGCAACTACTTAAATAATGTGGGTAAAGGAAAGGAAATTTTGGGACCGGTGGTATTCCAAGGCGGGGTAGCCGCTAACGCCGGTATGCACAAGGCCTTTAACAAAGCATTGGGCCAGGAAGTAATCATCCCGAAGTATTTCAATGTTATGGGGGCCGTGGGGGCCGCAATCTTAGCCCAGGAAAAAGTAAAGCAGAAAGGATATACAGATTTCCGCGGCTTCTCTTTGGTAGACCAACAGTTCGATACCAGAAGTTTTGAATGTTCCGGCTGCGCCAACGCCTGCGAAGTAATCGAGATCAGTATGGACGGACAGCCGCTGGCCCGCTGGGGCGACCGCTGCGGCAAATGGGAACAATCCCTCTCCGCATAA
- a CDS encoding acyl-CoA dehydratase activase-related protein, with protein MVKVGIPRGLFYYYFFPLWCDFFHNLGAEVVLSQPTNKKILNRGVSLAVDEACLPVKLFYGHVVDLADKVDYLFLPRLVSTAQKEYICPKFMGLPDMIKAADIKLPHLIEVDFDLSKTEKAAQKAAVTMGSYLTNSRIKIRKAWHLARFSQQQYELLLEKGQSPMQALELWTGERDYCHEEQQETERPVLGLLGHGYNIYDRHISMDIIQRLHKQGARVVTAENIPDAIIENEAAKLPKRMFWTLGKRQIGAALHLMKRPDIKGIIHVASFGCGPDSLVGELVERYIRRAGTMPFLFLTIDEHTGEAGLVTRLEAFWDMIVRRDTLCQ; from the coding sequence ATGGTTAAAGTCGGCATCCCGCGTGGATTGTTCTACTACTATTTCTTCCCTTTATGGTGTGATTTCTTTCATAATCTGGGGGCCGAAGTGGTGCTATCTCAACCGACTAATAAAAAAATTCTAAATCGGGGCGTTTCTCTAGCAGTTGATGAAGCATGCCTACCGGTTAAATTGTTTTATGGGCATGTGGTAGATTTGGCTGATAAGGTGGACTATTTATTTTTGCCCCGGTTGGTAAGTACAGCCCAGAAAGAATATATTTGTCCCAAATTCATGGGCCTGCCGGACATGATTAAGGCGGCAGATATTAAGCTCCCCCACTTGATAGAGGTAGATTTTGATTTAAGTAAAACAGAAAAAGCAGCTCAGAAGGCGGCAGTAACAATGGGCAGCTACCTCACTAACAGTCGGATTAAAATACGTAAGGCCTGGCATCTGGCTCGTTTCTCCCAGCAACAGTATGAACTGCTTCTGGAAAAGGGGCAGTCTCCTATGCAGGCCCTGGAATTGTGGACCGGCGAAAGAGATTATTGTCATGAGGAACAGCAGGAAACGGAGCGACCGGTGCTTGGTCTGCTGGGACATGGCTATAACATTTACGATCGCCATATTAGTATGGACATTATTCAACGGCTGCACAAGCAGGGAGCGCGGGTGGTGACGGCTGAAAACATACCTGATGCTATCATCGAAAATGAAGCAGCCAAGCTGCCTAAGCGTATGTTTTGGACCCTGGGTAAGCGCCAGATAGGGGCGGCGCTGCATTTAATGAAGCGACCGGATATTAAAGGGATTATTCATGTGGCAAGCTTCGGCTGCGGCCCCGATTCCCTTGTCGGTGAGCTGGTGGAACGCTATATCCGGCGTGCCGGCACTATGCCGTTTTTATTTTTGACCATTGATGAACACACCGGAGAAGCAGGATTAGTTACCCGATTGGAAGCATTTTGGGACATGATCGTAAGGAGGGATACTCTTTGCCAATAA
- a CDS encoding HAD family hydrolase yields the protein MKEKILIWEKLVYNALIKQVCQLRGEENMLTTILFDLDGTVTNSLPLIKQTYAKVFKEMGLNWGNDDVMRLIGLPLKEIGRQFAGELRVEEFFDRYQYFYRREHNRCMEVYPGTEELLNQLGKQFTLAIVTSKSKVGTEMTLDFLKLKNKFSVVITADDVEKHKPDPEPVEKALASLDAHPDEAVFIGDSPFDIVSGNNAGVTTIAVSWGMADAAELNTHLPNYLVSSREQLSVVIEKIAQEGALPQRVSKK from the coding sequence ATGAAGGAAAAAATATTGATATGGGAGAAACTAGTATATAATGCTTTAATCAAACAAGTATGCCAACTAAGAGGTGAAGAAAATATGTTAACAACAATTCTTTTTGATTTGGATGGTACAGTGACAAACTCACTGCCGCTGATCAAACAAACGTATGCTAAAGTTTTCAAGGAAATGGGTTTAAACTGGGGTAACGATGATGTCATGCGGCTGATTGGTCTGCCGCTTAAAGAAATCGGGCGGCAGTTTGCCGGTGAGCTTCGGGTAGAAGAGTTTTTTGATCGCTACCAATACTTTTACCGCCGAGAACACAACCGCTGTATGGAGGTTTACCCGGGCACCGAAGAATTACTTAACCAACTGGGCAAACAGTTTACTTTGGCTATCGTAACTTCAAAGAGCAAAGTGGGCACGGAAATGACCTTGGATTTCCTAAAGCTTAAAAATAAGTTTTCAGTGGTGATTACTGCTGATGATGTGGAAAAGCATAAGCCAGACCCGGAGCCAGTAGAAAAGGCACTTGCATCATTAGATGCTCATCCTGATGAAGCAGTTTTCATCGGCGATAGTCCCTTTGACATTGTCAGCGGTAACAATGCCGGCGTTACCACCATTGCCGTCAGCTGGGGCATGGCTGATGCAGCAGAACTGAATACACATCTGCCAAACTATCTAGTGTCCAGCCGTGAGCAGTTGAGTGTAGTTATTGAAAAAATCGCCCAGGAGGGCGCACTGCCCCAGAGGGTCTCTAAAAAATGA